A genomic segment from Torulaspora delbrueckii CBS 1146 chromosome 3, complete genome encodes:
- the SMK1 gene encoding mitogen-activated protein kinase SMK1 (similar to Saccharomyces cerevisiae SMK1 (YPR054W); ancestral locus Anc_3.338) encodes MPNILNNNDDIVNRQQRVNKSDWKYYRYKPSSDRIKGLLNLQMDKTHLSQRESESRTVYESAKFSLPARYEVIQTLGKGSYGTVCSVKDRLNPQNQYPIAVKKITNIFYREILLKRAIRELKFMIFFKGHKNIVNLLDLEIVSDKPYDGLYCYQELIDYDLAKVIHSSVQLSDFHIKHLFYQILCGLKYIHSAEVIHRDLKPGNILCTLNGCLKICDFGLARGLAPQFFTSKDNYHDITNYVATRWYRAPELILSEKAYDKSIDMWSTGCILAEFYARKPLFMGKDSMHQVHEIVKVLGAPSKEILVDYGSLKAWNTYHNLSGSSPTVSWQELYPFAAIEALDLIDNLLKWHPKKRFTVEQALEHPFLGAVRNLDDEPVCPWGPFDFSYEYQLHSMPRLREFLIHEVSMFREERLRRNITKSKAVGDIKIVGDLQL; translated from the coding sequence ATGCCAAATATTTTAAATAATAACGATGATATTGTGAATCGACAACAAAGAGTTAACAAATCGGATTGGAAATACTATAGATATAAGCCGAGCTCTGATCGTATTAAAGGTTTGCTGAATTTGCAAATGGATAAAACTCATTTGAGCCAGCGGGAATCAGAGTCTCGTACAGTGTACGAGAGCGCTAAATTCTCTTTACCCGCGAGATATGAAGTTATCCAAACCTTGGGGAAAGGATCTTATGGGACCGTTTGCTCCGTCAAGGATCGATTAAATCCACAAAATCAGTATCCAATTGCCGTTAAGAAGATAACCAACATTTTTTATCGAGAAATTCTTCTGAAGAGGGCAATAAGggaattgaaatttatgattttcttcaaaggcCACAAGAATATCGTTAATTTACTTGACCTTGAAATCGTCTCAGACAAGCCATATGATGGACTTTATTGTTATCAGGAGCTTATCGACTACGATTTGGCTAAAGTAATTCATTCTTCAGTTCAACTCTCAGATTTTCATATAAAGCACCTATTCTATCAGATTTTATGTGGTTTGAAATATATTCATAGTGCTGAAGTTATTCACAGGGATTTGAAACCAGGTAATATCCTCTGTACGTTAAATGGTTGTTTAAAAATCTGTGATTTTGGCTTAGCAAGAGGGTTGGCTCCACAATTCTTCACTTCAAAAGATAACTATCACGATATAACCAATTACGTGGCAACTCGTTGGTATAGGGCCCCGGAGTTGATTCTCTCGGAGAAAGCTTATGacaaatcaattgatatGTGGTCCACTGGCTGTATCTTGGCAGAATTTTACGCAAGAAAACCGCTATTTATGGGCAAAGACTCTATGCACCAAGTTCATGAGATTGTTAAAGTTTTGGGAGCTCCATCAAAGGAAATTCTCGTCGACTACGGATCATTGAAGGCATGGAACACCTACCATAATTTGAGTGGATCATCTCCAACAGTTTCTTGGCAAGAGTTGTATCCCTTTGCCGCAATTGAAGCATTAGATTTGATCGATAATTTATTGAAATGGCATCCGAAGAAAAGGTTTACTGTAGAGCAGGCTTTGGAGCATCCCTTTTTAGGTGCTGTTCGAAATCTAGATGATGAACCAGTCTGTCCTTGGGGTCCGTTTGATTTCTCCTACGAATATCAGTTACACTCTATGCCCAGGCTTAGAGAGTTTTTAATACACGAAGTCTCAATGTTCAGAGAAGAGAGGCTGAGACGTAATATAACAAAATCAAAAGCCGTTGGAGACATAAAAATCGTGGGGGACCTGCAGTTGTGA